Proteins encoded by one window of Streptomyces uncialis:
- a CDS encoding DegT/DnrJ/EryC1/StrS family aminotransferase, whose translation MTIRVWDYLAEYEKEREDVLDAVGTVFRSGRLVMGDSVRGFEEEFAAYHGIAHCVGVDNGTNAIKLGLQALGIGPGDEVITVSNTAAPTIVAIDSVGARPVFVDVRAEDYLMDTARVEAAVTARTRALLPVHLYGQCVDMRPLREIADRHGLRVLEDCAQAHGARHHGALAGTMSDAAAFSFYPTKVLGAYGDGGATITADAEAAENLRRLRYYGMEERYYVVRTPAHNSRLDEVHAEILRRKLGRLDTYIADRRAVAQRYADGLADTGLELPRVTAGNDHVYYVYVVRHPRRDDIIERMRAHGVELNISYPWPVHTMVGFAHLGYEKGDFPVTEKLAGEIFSLPMYPSLPIGLQEKTIGALREVLSTL comes from the coding sequence GTGACCATTCGGGTGTGGGACTACCTGGCCGAGTACGAGAAGGAGCGCGAGGACGTCCTCGACGCGGTGGGGACGGTGTTCCGCTCCGGCCGGCTCGTCATGGGCGACAGTGTGCGCGGCTTCGAGGAGGAGTTCGCCGCGTACCACGGCATCGCGCACTGCGTCGGCGTGGACAACGGCACCAACGCGATCAAGCTCGGTCTCCAGGCGCTCGGCATCGGGCCCGGCGACGAGGTGATCACCGTGTCGAACACGGCCGCGCCGACGATCGTCGCCATCGACTCGGTGGGCGCCAGGCCCGTCTTCGTCGACGTCCGCGCCGAGGACTACCTGATGGACACCGCGCGGGTCGAGGCGGCCGTCACCGCGCGGACCCGCGCCCTGCTGCCGGTCCATCTCTACGGCCAGTGCGTCGACATGCGCCCGCTGCGGGAGATCGCCGACCGGCACGGTCTGCGGGTCCTGGAGGACTGCGCCCAGGCGCACGGCGCGCGCCACCACGGCGCGCTCGCCGGGACGATGAGCGACGCCGCGGCCTTCTCCTTCTACCCGACCAAGGTCCTCGGGGCCTACGGCGACGGCGGCGCCACGATCACCGCGGACGCCGAGGCGGCGGAGAACCTCCGGCGGCTGCGGTACTACGGCATGGAGGAGCGCTACTACGTGGTGCGGACCCCCGCCCACAACAGCCGTCTCGACGAGGTGCACGCCGAGATCCTGCGCCGCAAACTGGGCCGCCTCGACACCTATATCGCCGACCGGCGCGCCGTCGCCCAGCGCTACGCGGACGGCCTCGCGGACACCGGACTGGAGCTGCCCCGGGTGACCGCGGGCAACGACCACGTCTACTACGTCTACGTGGTGCGCCACCCCCGGCGCGACGACATCATCGAGCGGATGCGGGCCCATGGCGTCGAGCTGAACATCAGCTACCCCTGGCCCGTGCACACGATGGTCGGCTTCGCGCATCTGGGCTACGAGAAGGGCGACTTCCCGGTCACCGAGAAGCTCGCCGGGGAGATCTTCTCGCTGCCCATGTACCCCTCGCTCCCGATCGGTCTCCAGGAGAAGACGATCGGCGCGCTCCGGGAAGTCCTCAGCACGCTGTGA
- a CDS encoding class I SAM-dependent methyltransferase, which yields MYGGEVAEIHDDLNSSRGKDYGSEAEYVTEVIRRHRPGAASLLDVGCGAGGHLEHFARLFDRVEGLELSADMLTAARPKLPGVPLHLGDMRDFALEGRFDTVVSLFGSVGHTRDEDELRGTLECFARHLTPGGVVLVEPWWFLERFIDGYVSGDVVETGRRTIARLSHTVGTGDAASAMDVHFLVADREHGVRHFSERYEHKLFRRDEYESAFAAAGFEVSYVEDVQGGRGIFVGVVRGEQP from the coding sequence GTGTACGGAGGTGAAGTCGCCGAGATCCACGACGACCTGAACAGCAGCCGGGGCAAGGACTACGGCTCGGAGGCCGAGTACGTCACCGAGGTGATCCGCCGCCACCGGCCGGGGGCGGCCTCGCTGCTCGACGTCGGGTGCGGGGCGGGCGGGCATCTGGAGCACTTCGCGCGGCTCTTCGACCGGGTCGAGGGCCTGGAGCTGTCCGCTGACATGCTGACCGCCGCGCGCCCCAAGCTGCCCGGGGTGCCCCTGCACCTCGGCGACATGCGGGACTTCGCCCTCGAAGGCCGGTTCGACACGGTCGTCTCGCTCTTCGGCTCGGTCGGCCACACCCGCGACGAGGACGAACTGCGCGGCACGCTGGAGTGCTTCGCACGGCATCTCACCCCCGGCGGTGTCGTCCTGGTCGAACCGTGGTGGTTCCTGGAGAGGTTCATCGACGGCTATGTCTCCGGCGACGTGGTGGAGACCGGCCGCCGGACCATCGCCCGGCTCTCCCACACCGTGGGCACCGGCGACGCCGCCTCGGCCATGGACGTGCACTTCCTGGTCGCCGACCGCGAGCACGGGGTGCGGCACTTCTCGGAGCGCTACGAGCACAAGCTGTTCCGCCGCGACGAGTACGAGTCCGCCTTCGCCGCGGCGGGCTTCGAGGTGAGCTACGTCGAGGACGTCCAGGGCGGCCGGGGGATCTTCGTCGGCGTCGTGCGGGGGGAGCAGCCGTGA
- a CDS encoding NAD-dependent epimerase/dehydratase family protein → MTGAGDRPLVTVLGASGYLGSVLTALLADLPVRLRAVARRPSPVPARTTADVEVRTADLTDATSLAAAVADADVVLHLSKHSGGWRDAEGNPQSEPINVGVMRELVRVMGGRTAAGPPPVVVFAATTSQVGLPPEHPMDGSEPDRPETVYDRQKLAAERMLLAASAEGVLRGVSLRLPTVFGRSPLSAVPDQGVVSTMIRRALAGEPLTMWHDGTVLRDLVPVEDAAGAFLAAMRRPDALAGRHWLVGTGRQDPLGTVFRTVAESVAAHTGRPPVPVTSVEPPANAPVIDFLSTTIDPAPFRLASGWSARTGLRDAVDRTVTALLDEAATTGREPSVRR, encoded by the coding sequence GTGACGGGCGCCGGGGACCGGCCCCTGGTGACCGTGCTCGGAGCCTCCGGCTATCTGGGCTCCGTGCTCACCGCCCTCCTCGCGGACCTCCCGGTCCGGCTGCGGGCCGTGGCCCGGCGGCCCAGCCCCGTGCCCGCGCGGACGACGGCCGATGTCGAGGTGCGCACCGCGGACCTCACCGACGCCACGAGTCTCGCCGCGGCGGTCGCGGACGCGGATGTCGTCCTCCATCTGAGCAAGCACAGCGGCGGCTGGCGCGACGCCGAGGGGAACCCGCAGAGCGAGCCGATCAACGTCGGGGTGATGCGCGAACTCGTGCGGGTCATGGGCGGCCGGACCGCCGCGGGCCCGCCCCCGGTGGTGGTGTTCGCCGCGACGACCTCCCAGGTCGGCCTGCCGCCGGAGCACCCCATGGACGGCAGCGAGCCCGACCGCCCCGAGACGGTCTACGACCGGCAGAAGCTGGCCGCCGAGCGGATGCTGCTGGCCGCGTCCGCCGAGGGCGTGCTGCGCGGGGTGAGCCTGCGGCTGCCGACGGTCTTCGGCCGCAGCCCCCTGTCGGCGGTGCCCGACCAGGGCGTGGTGTCCACGATGATCCGCCGCGCGCTGGCCGGTGAGCCGCTGACCATGTGGCACGACGGGACGGTGCTGCGCGACCTGGTCCCCGTCGAGGACGCGGCCGGGGCGTTCCTGGCCGCGATGCGCCGGCCCGACGCGCTCGCCGGACGGCACTGGCTGGTGGGCACCGGCCGCCAGGACCCGCTGGGCACGGTCTTCCGGACGGTGGCGGAGTCCGTCGCCGCGCACACCGGACGGCCACCGGTCCCGGTGACATCGGTGGAGCCGCCCGCGAACGCGCCGGTCATCGATTTCCTGAGCACGACCATCGACCCCGCACCCTTCCGGCTCGCGTCGGGATGGAGTGCGCGCACCGGACTGCGGGACGCTGTGGACCGCACCGTGACCGCCTTGCTCGACGAGGCCGCGACCACAGGGAGGGAGCCCAGTGTACGGAGGTGA
- a CDS encoding putative sugar O-methyltransferase gives MPHTYQASRQWERISRDWVTAEAAVDLTDFKSERPNHKISLWDPGSNGVRYLKTMVHNMATGLSPADWDRLRRTRNRDVGNPHAVRWDGEDICLDYLQATLELGFIEERVELRGAAVLEIGAGYGRTCHTLLSNHDIATYCIVDLPTTMELSKRYLRTVLDDERFARIDFVTVDEVDDALASRRFDLSINIDSLAEMFPETAGNYLALIDRCCAAFYTKNPVGKYLDRTLDGRPEGEDELLPAAMETGLLRQVLDVHDSRAVRDAVPGFLDAYRPGDGWSSAADAWAAPWSFYWQALYRKGGTAGNAGTGGKSAGAAL, from the coding sequence ATGCCACACACTTATCAGGCCAGCCGGCAGTGGGAGCGGATCAGCAGGGACTGGGTCACCGCAGAGGCGGCCGTGGACCTGACCGACTTCAAATCCGAGCGGCCGAACCACAAGATATCGCTCTGGGACCCGGGGTCGAACGGCGTCCGGTATCTGAAGACGATGGTCCACAACATGGCGACGGGTCTCTCCCCCGCCGACTGGGACCGGCTGCGCCGGACCCGCAACCGTGACGTGGGCAATCCGCACGCGGTGCGGTGGGACGGCGAGGACATCTGTCTCGACTATCTCCAGGCCACCCTCGAACTGGGCTTCATCGAGGAGCGGGTGGAGCTGCGGGGCGCCGCCGTCCTGGAGATCGGCGCCGGATACGGACGGACCTGCCACACCCTGCTGTCCAACCACGACATCGCGACGTACTGCATCGTGGACCTGCCGACCACCATGGAACTCAGCAAGCGGTACCTGCGGACGGTCCTGGACGACGAGCGGTTCGCGAGGATCGACTTCGTCACCGTGGACGAGGTCGACGACGCGCTCGCCTCGCGCCGTTTCGACCTCAGCATCAACATCGACTCCCTCGCGGAGATGTTCCCGGAGACGGCGGGCAACTACCTCGCGCTGATCGACCGGTGCTGCGCCGCGTTCTACACCAAGAACCCGGTCGGCAAGTACCTCGACCGCACCCTGGACGGCCGACCCGAGGGCGAGGACGAACTGCTGCCCGCGGCGATGGAGACCGGTCTGCTCCGGCAGGTCCTGGACGTCCACGACAGCCGCGCGGTGCGGGACGCCGTCCCCGGCTTCCTGGACGCCTACCGGCCGGGGGACGGCTGGAGCAGCGCCGCCGACGCGTGGGCCGCGCCGTGGAGCTTCTACTGGCAGGCCCTGTACCGCAAGGGCGGAACGGCCGGGAACGCAGGGACGGGCGGGAAGTCCGCGGGAGCCGCCCTGTGA
- the rfbA gene encoding glucose-1-phosphate thymidylyltransferase RfbA, with the protein MKGIVLAGGYGTRVHPITLGVSKQLLPVYDKPMIYYPLSVLMLAGITEIQIVSSPDDLAAFRRLLGDGSSLGIQLSYAEQDKPRGLADAFLVSADHIGDDSVALALGDNVFHGAGFAALLQEAARSIEGCVLFGHPVRDPERYGVGELDERGNLVAIEEKPTSPRTNLAITGLYFYDNDVVDIAGRLRPSERGELEITDVNRAYLERGDAKLISLGRGFAWLDTGTHDALMEAGQYVQVLQRRQGVRIACLEEIAWRMGYIDREACYRLGSRLSKSPYGRYIMAIAETG; encoded by the coding sequence GTGAAGGGAATCGTCCTGGCCGGCGGCTACGGCACGCGGGTGCACCCGATCACACTCGGGGTCTCCAAGCAGCTGCTCCCGGTCTACGACAAGCCGATGATCTACTACCCGCTGTCGGTGCTGATGCTGGCGGGCATCACCGAGATCCAGATCGTGTCGTCCCCGGACGATCTGGCGGCGTTCCGGCGGCTGCTGGGCGACGGCTCGTCGCTCGGCATCCAGCTGAGCTACGCGGAGCAGGACAAGCCGCGGGGCCTCGCGGACGCGTTCCTGGTCTCCGCCGACCACATCGGGGACGACTCCGTCGCCCTCGCGCTGGGCGACAACGTGTTCCACGGCGCCGGGTTCGCGGCCCTCCTCCAGGAGGCCGCGCGCAGCATCGAGGGCTGTGTCCTGTTCGGTCACCCGGTACGTGACCCGGAGCGCTACGGGGTCGGTGAGCTGGACGAGCGGGGCAACCTCGTGGCGATCGAGGAGAAGCCGACCAGCCCGCGGACCAATCTGGCGATCACCGGGCTCTACTTCTACGACAACGACGTGGTGGACATCGCCGGACGGCTGCGGCCCTCCGAGCGCGGCGAGCTGGAGATAACCGACGTCAACCGCGCCTATCTGGAACGCGGGGACGCCAAGTTGATATCGCTGGGCCGGGGATTCGCCTGGCTGGACACCGGTACGCATGACGCCCTGATGGAAGCCGGGCAGTACGTGCAGGTCCTCCAGCGCAGACAGGGCGTGCGCATCGCGTGCCTCGAAGAAATCGCCTGGCGTATGGGATACATCGACCGGGAGGCCTGTTACCGCCTCGGCAGCCGGCTTTCGAAGTCCCCCTACGGCCGGTACATCATGGCGATCGCCGAAACCGGTTGA
- the fabG gene encoding 3-oxoacyl-ACP reductase FabG, with protein MAENGEQVALITGATSGIGLAVAEILAERGLTVFICSRNADAVAETVGKLRSNGHRADGCAADVRRPEDVRRLVATAVERYGHIDVLVNNAGRNGGGVTKDIDDELWDDVIDTNLNSVFRVTREVLRSGKLLERGWGRIINIASTGGKQGVVLGAPYSASKHGVIGFTKALGLELAKTGVTVNAVCPGYVETPMAQRVREGYAAHFETTQDAILERFQAKIPLGRYSTPEEVAGLVGYLTSDAAAPMTAQAVNVCGGLGNY; from the coding sequence ATGGCGGAAAACGGAGAGCAGGTAGCACTGATCACCGGCGCTACGAGCGGAATAGGCCTCGCGGTCGCCGAGATCCTCGCGGAGCGCGGGCTCACGGTATTCATCTGCTCGCGGAACGCCGACGCCGTCGCGGAGACGGTCGGCAAGCTCCGGTCGAACGGCCACCGCGCCGACGGCTGCGCCGCGGACGTGCGGCGTCCGGAGGACGTCCGGCGGCTCGTGGCCACCGCCGTGGAGCGGTACGGGCACATCGACGTCCTGGTGAACAACGCCGGACGCAACGGCGGCGGCGTCACCAAGGACATCGACGACGAGCTGTGGGACGACGTCATCGACACCAATCTGAACAGCGTCTTCCGGGTGACCCGCGAAGTGCTCAGGTCGGGGAAGCTGCTGGAGCGCGGCTGGGGCCGGATCATCAACATCGCGTCGACCGGCGGCAAGCAGGGCGTGGTGCTCGGCGCCCCCTACTCCGCCTCCAAGCACGGCGTCATCGGCTTCACCAAGGCGCTCGGCCTGGAACTCGCGAAGACGGGGGTCACCGTCAACGCGGTGTGTCCCGGCTATGTCGAGACCCCGATGGCGCAGCGGGTGCGCGAGGGCTACGCCGCCCACTTCGAGACGACGCAGGACGCGATCCTCGAACGCTTCCAGGCGAAGATCCCGCTCGGCCGCTACTCCACGCCCGAGGAGGTGGCCGGCCTTGTCGGCTATCTGACCAGCGACGCGGCCGCCCCGATGACGGCGCAGGCGGTCAACGTCTGCGGCGGCCTCGGCAACTACTGA
- a CDS encoding acyl carrier protein: MASGEFTVSDLRRILHEAAGESDGADVGAGTLDTDFTELGYDSLARLETGSRIEREFGIKLEDTALLEAQTPRVLIAAVNTQLSVAGAS; this comes from the coding sequence ATGGCATCCGGCGAATTCACCGTCAGCGACCTCAGGCGCATCCTGCACGAGGCCGCCGGCGAAAGTGACGGGGCCGATGTCGGCGCCGGCACCCTGGACACGGATTTCACCGAGCTCGGTTACGACTCACTTGCCCGGCTCGAAACCGGCAGCCGTATCGAGCGGGAATTCGGGATCAAGCTGGAGGACACGGCACTGCTCGAAGCGCAGACCCCGAGGGTCCTCATCGCGGCGGTCAACACCCAGCTCAGCGTGGCCGGGGCGTCGTAG
- a CDS encoding FAD-dependent monooxygenase has protein sequence MGAIEVPVLIVGGGGCGLSASNFLSDHGVAHLLVERHTDTSRIPKAHYLNQRTMGIYRQHGLDGPMTEQGASLEEFGQVRWLTSLAGDGPLDARVVHEMDAFGGGALRETYAAAGPVLPVKLPQVRLEPILRRSAERRNPGRVLFGHEMTSFSDEGDHVVAEVRETATGEITTVKARYVIAADGGRGIGAALGVRMQGRPGLLDVKTAYFSADLSPWWHEGTLITHFLNPYHPDLSGNLIEMGPTWGKHCEEWVLHFHPGDAASFDEEEVAPKIREVLGLPDLELTLLHVTNWNVEALLAERYRVGRVILAGDAAHRQPPTVGLGLNSGIQDAHNLAWKLAAVLSGRADDSLLDTYEAERRPVCRLNVDWAVSASLHHQAIMNAIGLGQRIPLERREQMFTAYFEDSPMGELARTRAREMFVTHRGGCQAHDLEIGFAYEAGAVVPDGSGPPTRAPMRDEHHPTTRPGHVLPHAWLERDGQRLSTHDLTGSATGFALLTGPAGSAWCEAAAQVAEKFSVPIVTARIGDGGQYTDADGRWAAVRQTTDEGAVLVRPDNHVAWRSADAVDNPVDVLTHAVAHVLEHQTAASLVPQEA, from the coding sequence ATGGGAGCAATCGAGGTCCCAGTTCTGATCGTGGGCGGCGGGGGATGCGGCCTGTCGGCCTCCAACTTCTTGTCCGATCACGGCGTCGCCCATCTGCTGGTGGAGCGGCACACGGACACCTCGCGGATACCGAAGGCGCACTACCTCAACCAGCGCACGATGGGGATCTACCGCCAGCACGGACTCGACGGCCCGATGACCGAACAGGGCGCGTCGCTGGAGGAGTTCGGGCAGGTGCGCTGGCTGACCTCGCTTGCCGGGGACGGTCCGCTGGACGCGCGGGTGGTCCACGAGATGGACGCCTTCGGCGGCGGCGCGCTGCGCGAGACGTACGCGGCGGCCGGTCCGGTCCTGCCCGTCAAGCTGCCGCAGGTCCGGCTGGAGCCGATCCTGCGGCGGTCCGCGGAGCGGCGCAATCCCGGCCGGGTCCTCTTCGGCCATGAGATGACCTCGTTCTCCGACGAGGGCGACCATGTCGTCGCCGAGGTCCGCGAGACCGCGACCGGGGAGATCACCACCGTCAAGGCGCGGTACGTCATCGCGGCCGACGGCGGACGCGGCATCGGGGCCGCCCTCGGGGTGCGGATGCAGGGCCGCCCCGGACTCCTCGACGTGAAGACCGCGTACTTCTCCGCCGATCTGTCACCGTGGTGGCACGAGGGCACCCTCATCACCCACTTCCTCAACCCCTATCACCCGGACCTCTCCGGCAACCTCATCGAGATGGGCCCGACCTGGGGCAAGCACTGCGAGGAATGGGTCCTCCACTTCCACCCGGGCGACGCGGCGAGCTTCGACGAGGAGGAGGTCGCCCCGAAGATCCGTGAGGTCCTCGGACTGCCCGACCTGGAACTGACCCTGCTCCATGTGACCAACTGGAACGTGGAGGCGCTGCTGGCGGAGCGCTACCGGGTCGGCCGGGTGATCCTCGCCGGTGACGCCGCGCACCGTCAGCCGCCGACCGTCGGGCTCGGTCTGAACTCCGGTATCCAGGACGCGCACAACCTCGCCTGGAAACTGGCCGCGGTGCTCTCCGGCCGCGCGGACGACAGCCTCCTCGACACCTATGAGGCGGAGCGGCGGCCCGTGTGCCGACTGAACGTCGACTGGGCGGTGTCCGCGTCCCTCCACCACCAGGCGATCATGAACGCCATCGGTCTGGGCCAGCGCATCCCGCTGGAGCGCCGGGAACAGATGTTCACCGCGTACTTCGAGGACTCCCCGATGGGCGAGCTCGCGCGGACCCGGGCACGGGAGATGTTCGTGACGCACCGCGGCGGCTGCCAGGCGCACGACCTGGAGATCGGCTTCGCCTACGAGGCCGGCGCGGTCGTCCCCGACGGCAGCGGACCGCCGACCCGAGCGCCCATGCGCGACGAGCACCACCCCACCACCCGCCCCGGGCACGTGCTGCCGCACGCCTGGCTGGAGCGCGACGGACAGCGGCTGTCGACGCACGACCTGACCGGCAGCGCGACCGGCTTCGCACTGCTCACCGGACCGGCCGGGAGCGCGTGGTGCGAGGCGGCCGCGCAGGTCGCGGAGAAGTTCTCCGTCCCGATCGTCACCGCCCGGATCGGGGACGGCGGCCAGTACACGGACGCGGACGGCAGGTGGGCGGCCGTCCGGCAGACGACCGACGAGGGCGCCGTGCTGGTACGGCCCGACAACCATGTGGCGTGGCGCAGCGCGGACGCGGTCGACAACCCGGTCGATGTGCTGACCCACGCGGTCGCCCATGTGCTGGAGCACCAGACGGCCGCGTCCCTGGTCCCCCAGGAGGCGTGA
- the hemG gene encoding protoporphyrinogen oxidase has translation MADSGRDGAGEAPHVVVVGGGIAGLAAAFFLRDEPVRVTVLEGSSTLGGKLAVSEVAGAAVDEGAEGLYIYRPKTTGLIADAGLGEQVVTASAVTTSIWTRGGLRPLPVGQFMGVPSDLDELAASGLLSDAGVARAREDVKRPASPRDGDVSVASFVAERFGQEVVDRLVDPFLSEVCSGRSEDLSFEAMLAPLANASRTHASFAAAAGSLIPPPPPPGEERPPGIATIAGGLGTLPPVLADAVRDSAPGSSVRTGAAVSELARTERGWRLTVGSSADPEYIDADAVIVAVPAGPAGKLLAGTPGAAAAVAGLAEIPYTSRTVITLAYPRGSLPAAIAAQGCCGYRVPAVDGKLVKAVTFSTVKWPHMSDEVDLVRCTLGRVGEDDVLMRDDADLVAVAVAEFAEATGTAAAPVATRVNRWVDGLPQYTVGHLARVARIQASVAELPGLAVCGAAYEGVGVGNCVASARKAARQVAAVLRKRAAAGS, from the coding sequence ATGGCGGACAGCGGACGTGATGGGGCAGGCGAGGCGCCGCATGTGGTCGTCGTCGGGGGCGGGATCGCGGGGCTGGCGGCGGCGTTCTTCCTCCGGGACGAGCCGGTGCGGGTGACGGTCCTGGAGGGGTCGTCCACGCTCGGCGGCAAGCTGGCCGTCTCGGAGGTGGCGGGCGCCGCCGTCGACGAGGGCGCGGAAGGGCTGTACATCTACCGCCCCAAGACCACCGGGCTGATCGCGGACGCGGGGCTCGGCGAACAGGTCGTGACGGCCAGTGCCGTCACGACCTCCATCTGGACCAGGGGCGGGCTGCGGCCGCTGCCCGTCGGCCAGTTCATGGGAGTGCCCTCCGACCTGGACGAGCTGGCCGCCTCCGGCCTGCTGTCCGACGCCGGGGTGGCCCGCGCCCGGGAGGACGTGAAGCGGCCCGCGTCGCCACGGGACGGGGACGTGTCCGTCGCGTCGTTCGTCGCGGAGCGGTTCGGCCAGGAGGTCGTGGACCGCCTTGTCGACCCGTTCCTCAGCGAGGTGTGCTCCGGCCGCTCGGAGGACCTGTCGTTCGAGGCGATGCTGGCCCCGCTGGCCAACGCGTCCCGTACCCACGCCTCGTTCGCCGCCGCAGCAGGTTCGCTGATCCCGCCGCCGCCCCCGCCGGGGGAGGAGCGCCCGCCCGGTATCGCCACCATCGCGGGCGGGCTCGGCACGCTGCCCCCGGTGCTCGCGGACGCCGTACGCGACTCCGCACCGGGATCGTCGGTGCGGACCGGGGCGGCGGTGAGCGAGCTGGCGCGCACCGAACGCGGCTGGCGGCTGACCGTGGGGTCCTCGGCCGATCCGGAGTACATCGACGCGGACGCCGTCATCGTCGCGGTGCCAGCCGGTCCCGCCGGCAAGCTGCTGGCCGGGACCCCGGGGGCCGCGGCGGCCGTCGCCGGTCTCGCGGAGATCCCGTACACCAGCAGGACGGTCATCACGCTCGCCTATCCGCGCGGCTCGCTGCCCGCCGCCATCGCCGCCCAGGGCTGCTGCGGCTACCGGGTGCCCGCGGTGGACGGGAAACTGGTCAAGGCGGTCACCTTCTCGACGGTGAAGTGGCCGCACATGTCGGACGAGGTGGACCTGGTGCGCTGCACGCTCGGCCGGGTCGGCGAGGACGACGTACTGATGCGTGACGACGCCGACCTCGTCGCGGTGGCCGTCGCGGAATTCGCCGAGGCCACCGGGACGGCCGCGGCACCGGTGGCGACCCGGGTGAACCGCTGGGTCGACGGGCTGCCGCAGTACACCGTCGGACATCTCGCCCGGGTGGCCCGTATCCAGGCTTCCGTGGCGGAGCTGCCCGGTCTCGCGGTGTGCGGCGCCGCGTACGAGGGCGTGGGCGTCGGCAACTGCGTCGCCAGCGCCCGCAAGGCCGCCCGCCAGGTGGCCGCGGTACTGCGCAAGCGGGCCGCCGCCGGTTCGTAG
- a CDS encoding gamma-glutamyl-gamma-aminobutyrate hydrolase family protein, whose product MIGICARRAPVVLQGLDLTVSLVIQPHVDLLAAAGCTPVVVPLVPGAEHLVDRLDGLLVPGGPDVDPSLYGQGAHPMTRAVGPAMDTAELALLDGAYRAGLPVLAVCRGMQLLNVHRGGTLHQHLPEVTGDDGHCPSTGTHTFGRQPLEVRPGSRIAEVYDGDPPDAACHHHQAVDRLGTGLTATAWAPDGVVEAVEATDRPFVVGVQWEAGQIADERLHRALAEAARSTSPRTALAR is encoded by the coding sequence GTGATCGGAATATGCGCACGACGGGCGCCGGTCGTCCTGCAAGGGCTCGATCTCACCGTCAGCCTCGTCATCCAGCCGCATGTGGACCTGCTCGCCGCGGCGGGCTGCACACCCGTGGTGGTCCCGCTGGTACCCGGTGCGGAGCACCTCGTGGACCGGCTCGACGGACTGCTCGTACCCGGCGGCCCGGACGTGGACCCCTCGCTGTACGGGCAGGGCGCGCACCCCATGACCCGGGCCGTCGGCCCGGCGATGGACACCGCCGAACTGGCCCTGCTGGACGGGGCGTACCGGGCCGGACTGCCGGTCCTCGCCGTCTGCCGGGGTATGCAACTGCTCAATGTGCACCGCGGCGGCACGCTGCACCAGCATCTGCCCGAGGTCACCGGCGACGACGGCCACTGCCCGTCCACCGGCACGCACACCTTCGGCCGGCAGCCCTTGGAGGTACGGCCCGGCAGCCGGATCGCGGAGGTCTACGACGGTGATCCGCCCGACGCCGCCTGCCATCACCACCAGGCCGTCGACCGGCTCGGGACGGGCCTGACCGCCACCGCCTGGGCGCCGGACGGCGTGGTCGAGGCGGTGGAGGCGACCGACCGGCCGTTCGTGGTCGGCGTGCAGTGGGAGGCCGGACAGATCGCGGACGAGCGACTGCACCGGGCGCTCGCCGAGGCGGCCAGGAGCACGTCCCCCCGGACCGCCCTCGCGCGGTGA
- a CDS encoding carboxymuconolactone decarboxylase family protein has translation MSARMTNPSLVVPGALQPLLDLTKVLSTNGVPQLTLDLIRLRVSQVNGRPIHVPAHLGEGDARKPTDERLLRVAEWRHAPCYSDAERAALALAGGASRLSEEEDPVPDDVWEEAARHYDERGLGVLMMQIGLVNLWNCVNVTTRQVPADYS, from the coding sequence ATGTCAGCACGGATGACCAACCCCTCGCTGGTCGTTCCCGGCGCCCTGCAACCCCTGCTCGACCTGACGAAGGTCCTCAGCACCAACGGTGTGCCGCAGCTGACGCTCGACCTCATCCGGCTGCGGGTCAGCCAGGTCAACGGCCGCCCCATCCACGTCCCCGCGCACCTCGGCGAGGGTGACGCGAGGAAGCCGACGGACGAGCGGCTGCTGAGGGTCGCCGAGTGGCGCCACGCGCCCTGCTACAGCGACGCCGAGCGCGCCGCGCTGGCGCTGGCCGGGGGCGCCAGCAGGCTCAGCGAGGAGGAGGACCCGGTGCCGGACGACGTCTGGGAGGAGGCCGCCCGGCACTACGACGAGCGCGGGCTCGGCGTACTGATGATGCAGATCGGCCTGGTCAACCTCTGGAACTGCGTCAATGTCACCACCCGGCAGGTCCCGGCGGACTACAGCTGA